The proteins below come from a single Maylandia zebra isolate NMK-2024a linkage group LG23, Mzebra_GT3a, whole genome shotgun sequence genomic window:
- the LOC106676176 gene encoding uncharacterized protein LOC106676176, with product MKKMPSAATIVVFLLSCFSIVSTGSQDDCVYAATGSSFTVPLEYKLKESDNLKWLKDTRVIFYRRQKQVIIGKNDDVDSTGSLKLTQLTKDKSGRYKPEVYTEGINAGDLPSVHLCVLDMSGRYRPEVHSTEGINVGGNLQSVHLCVLDRVQKPTVTTKTCTDNGHVNFTCSVGQNENITWLMDGEMLEEKGKTLTRVAKDVLNANFSCKVSNPVSSEISLPVQQNCYKPMQKPHVTVNCTGESEVTFTCSVSQKYNNLEFKWFNEENKLQGSGETLTRKTDDVVNTRFFCNVSNSISSEISDPAAQKCSKPSFPNELFGISIWVFIGGGAGLLILVIVTATVCCVRARRKRRI from the exons ATGAAGAAGATGCCTTCTGCTGCCACCATCGTTGTGTTTTTGCTCTCCTGCTTCTCCATCGTCTCCACAG GCTCTCAGGATGATTGTGTTTATGCTGCAACAGGATCAAGCTTTACTGTGCCACTTGAATATAAGTTGAAGGAATCAGATAACCTGAAATGGCTCAAGGACACAAGAGTAATCTTTTATCGCAGACAGAAACAGGTGATCATAGGGAAAAATGATGATGTTGATTCAACTGGATCACTAAAGCTGACACAACTCACCAAAGACAAGTCAGGACGATACAAACCAGAGGTTTACACAGAGGGAATAAATGCGGGGGATTTACcaagtgtgcatttgtgtgtattAG ACATGTCAGGACGATACAGACCAGAGGTTCACAGCACAGAGGGAATAAATGTGGGGGGAAACTTACagagtgtgcatttgtgtgtattAG ACCGTGTGCAGAAGCCCACTGTGACGACAAAGACGTGTACAGATAATGGACATGTCAATTTTACTTGCAGTGTTGGTCAG AATGAGAATATCACATGGTTAATGGATGGTGAAATGTTGGAAGAAAAAGGGAAGACACTGACCAGAGTAGCCAAAGATGTGCTAAACGCTAATTTCTCTTGCAAAGTTTCCAACCCGGTCAGCTCTGAGATCAGTCTGCCTGTTCAACAAAACTGCTATAAGCCCA TGCAGAAACCCCACGTGACAGTGAACTGTACGGGCGAGTCCGAAGTTACATTTACGTGCTCTGTTAGTCAG AAATACAATAATCTGGAATTTAAATGGTTTAACGAGGAAAACAAGCTGCAGGGATCAGGAGAGACACTTACAAGGAAAACCGACGATGTGGTAAACACCCGCTTCTTTTGCAATGTTTCAAACTCCATCAGCTCTGAGATCAGTGACCCTGCTGCACAAAAGTGCTCAAAACCCT CTTTTCCTAATGAATTATTTGGAATTAGCATCTGGGTTTTCATAGGAGGCGGAGCAG GTCTTCTTATTTTGGTGATCGTCACTGCCACAGTTTGTTGTGTCCGGGCCAGACGAAAGAGACGCATATGA